Proteins found in one Methanomassiliicoccus sp. genomic segment:
- a CDS encoding glycosyltransferase family 2 protein, whose protein sequence is MYRQSTVAVVIPAYNEEELIQDTLSGIPSYVDRVYVVNDGSKDGTEERVQEFSSRDPRFVYIRHETNKGVGAAIVTGYSRSFADKMDITAVMAGDNQMDPRELPKLLDPIVNGEADYAKGHRLESRTTAKGMSDFRYLGNNILTFLTRFAAGNNKINDPQNGYTAISNHVFKKMSPGSIFTWYGYCNDMLVKLSTYGFKIKDVVIPARYGRERSKIAYPKYIIRISRLLFNELIWRLNYQNMSKSARKANSVMVIGGGMSSMSFTVATLSLITPLSIMGTPKPAESPVGMLIVLSLVGLGMAYLGFVLKRGGKIGMEGKKV, encoded by the coding sequence ATGTATCGACAATCAACCGTAGCGGTAGTCATACCGGCATACAACGAGGAAGAGCTTATTCAAGACACATTGAGCGGTATTCCCAGTTATGTCGACCGTGTTTACGTAGTCAACGATGGGTCGAAGGACGGGACGGAGGAGCGCGTCCAGGAGTTCTCGTCGAGGGACCCCCGCTTCGTATACATCCGACATGAGACCAACAAGGGAGTCGGAGCGGCCATAGTGACCGGTTATTCTCGATCGTTCGCGGACAAAATGGACATCACCGCGGTCATGGCCGGCGACAACCAGATGGACCCTAGGGAGCTGCCGAAGCTCCTGGACCCCATTGTCAACGGGGAGGCCGACTACGCTAAAGGTCACAGGCTCGAATCACGCACCACCGCTAAGGGCATGAGCGACTTCAGGTACCTGGGTAACAACATTCTTACATTCCTTACGAGGTTCGCGGCTGGCAACAACAAGATCAACGACCCCCAGAATGGTTACACAGCCATTTCCAACCACGTCTTCAAGAAGATGAGCCCTGGATCGATTTTCACCTGGTATGGTTACTGCAACGACATGCTGGTGAAGCTCTCCACCTACGGGTTCAAGATCAAGGACGTGGTGATCCCAGCGCGCTATGGTAGGGAGAGGTCGAAGATCGCCTATCCGAAATACATCATAAGGATCTCCCGCCTGCTCTTCAATGAGCTGATATGGCGCCTCAACTACCAGAACATGAGCAAGTCCGCACGCAAGGCCAACAGCGTGATGGTTATCGGTGGTGGCATGTCTAGCATGAGCTTTACCGTCGCCACTCTCTCGCTTATCACCCCATTGAGCATCATGGGGACCCCCAAGCCTGCAGAGTCGCCAGTGGGCATGCTCATCGTCCTCTCGCTCGTAGGTCTCGGTATGGCGTACCTGGGATTCGTGCTGAAGAGGGGCGGGAAGATCGGAATGGAGGGAAAGAAGGTTTAA
- a CDS encoding DUF354 domain-containing protein, whose product MRILVDIGHPGHVHLFKHFIWEMEKKGHHILITARNKEITQDLLTKYGIPFTPLGEQKRGKVKLIMEWVNRDVKMLQIARQFRPDFLIGVGNPSIAHVARVLGATSVVFTDTEHAKFANRLTFPFADVICTPSCFLSDIGPKQIRFDGYHELAYLHPDRFTPNPRVLSEVGLSPEDPFIIMRFVSWQASHDIGQHGIQNKVQMVKALKSYGRVIITSEEQLPPELEPYRFSISPEKLHDMLYYATLYVGEGATTASECAILGTHAIYINTLNAGTLNEQEERYHLISNFSRRTCTDETVMEEAKKLLENQNLRADGRKKREAMLKEKCDVTSFMVWLIENYSPHFFEMGEDKRFQCSFLSPESGQ is encoded by the coding sequence ATGAGGATTCTCGTCGACATCGGTCACCCCGGCCACGTACATCTATTTAAGCACTTTATCTGGGAGATGGAGAAAAAAGGGCATCACATCCTTATCACCGCTAGGAACAAGGAGATCACCCAGGATCTACTGACGAAATATGGCATCCCATTCACTCCCCTGGGGGAGCAGAAGAGGGGCAAGGTTAAACTTATAATGGAGTGGGTGAACCGGGACGTTAAAATGTTGCAGATCGCCCGTCAGTTCCGCCCCGACTTCCTGATAGGTGTGGGTAATCCTTCGATTGCCCATGTCGCTAGAGTGCTGGGAGCTACCTCGGTGGTCTTCACAGATACCGAGCATGCTAAGTTCGCAAACCGCTTAACGTTTCCATTTGCAGACGTCATATGCACCCCCTCATGTTTCCTCTCAGATATTGGCCCTAAGCAGATACGCTTCGATGGCTACCATGAGCTTGCCTATCTCCACCCGGATCGCTTCACGCCTAATCCAAGAGTTTTGAGCGAGGTTGGTCTCTCTCCTGAGGATCCCTTCATCATCATGCGTTTCGTGTCCTGGCAGGCAAGCCACGATATCGGGCAGCACGGCATCCAGAATAAGGTCCAGATGGTGAAGGCTCTGAAGAGTTATGGCAGGGTCATCATCACTTCCGAGGAACAATTGCCACCAGAGCTCGAACCCTATCGGTTTAGTATTTCTCCAGAAAAGTTGCACGATATGCTCTACTACGCCACACTGTATGTGGGAGAGGGGGCGACAACGGCATCGGAATGCGCTATTCTAGGTACTCATGCCATTTACATCAATACTCTTAACGCAGGTACTCTGAACGAACAGGAAGAGAGGTACCATCTAATATCTAACTTCTCCAGGCGTACCTGCACTGATGAAACAGTCATGGAAGAAGCAAAAAAACTCCTCGAGAACCAGAACCTGAGGGCAGATGGGAGAAAGAAAAGAGAGGCCATGCTGAAGGAGAAATGCGATGTGACATCGTTCATGGTGTGGCTGATAGAAAACTACTCTCCTCACTTCTTCGAGATGGGCGAGGATAAAAGATTTCAATGCTCGTTCTTGTCACCAGAGAGTGGTCAATGA